In Acaryochloris marina S15, a single genomic region encodes these proteins:
- a CDS encoding lipopolysaccharide biosynthesis protein, producing MTGTALAQAIPVILSPVLTRVYSPETFGGLALFMSLSIIMAIPATGRYEQSIILPEDDNDALNIVVLCISLSAIFCSLLWIFFYWFSAPISSIITLKNLSVYLRLLPISIFLLAAYQSTYYWFNRVKLYKTITFNKVALSLSVVTTQLALYQVSDFGLVMGYVFGQLIGVVYAVYQMLTFLHKHSEGVDINLDRIKQQARRHIKFPKFLLLGHMMNAISGNMPIMLFQSLYGPAFSGFYSLTFRVIALPMSLIGNAISDVFREAASKQYINEGECSQLFLKTFKYLLLIAVIPFAVFLIASPYLFTLFFGKAWVQAGIYARLLSPMLFCQFITIPLCSMFIIAEKQELDLLWQVVRFILSIGSIWIGYTIFKSDESSVLLFSIAFCILYLVSGIMSYSFSCANHKTLDAG from the coding sequence ATGACAGGGACTGCTTTAGCACAAGCCATTCCAGTGATTTTGTCTCCAGTTCTGACCCGAGTTTATTCTCCAGAGACATTTGGTGGGCTGGCCCTCTTCATGTCTCTCTCAATTATCATGGCCATCCCTGCGACTGGGCGTTATGAGCAGTCCATCATCTTACCTGAAGATGATAACGACGCTCTAAATATTGTTGTACTATGCATTAGTCTTTCTGCCATTTTTTGCTCATTACTTTGGATATTTTTTTATTGGTTCAGCGCTCCAATCTCAAGCATTATTACCCTAAAAAACTTAAGTGTTTACTTACGCCTATTACCAATTTCAATATTTTTACTAGCTGCTTATCAATCGACATACTATTGGTTTAATCGCGTCAAATTATATAAAACTATCACCTTCAACAAGGTGGCATTATCTCTATCTGTAGTCACGACTCAACTCGCTTTATATCAAGTGTCCGATTTTGGTTTAGTGATGGGCTATGTATTTGGACAGCTTATAGGGGTTGTATATGCTGTCTATCAAATGCTCACCTTCTTGCATAAGCATTCAGAGGGAGTTGATATCAACCTTGATCGCATCAAGCAACAAGCTCGGCGGCATATTAAATTCCCAAAATTCTTATTATTAGGGCATATGATGAATGCAATATCTGGGAATATGCCAATCATGCTATTTCAAAGTTTGTATGGCCCTGCATTCTCTGGTTTTTACTCACTAACATTTCGCGTAATTGCTCTACCAATGTCATTAATTGGCAATGCGATTAGTGATGTTTTTCGCGAGGCAGCCTCTAAGCAATACATCAATGAAGGCGAGTGCAGTCAACTTTTTTTAAAGACATTTAAGTACCTTCTTCTAATCGCTGTTATCCCTTTTGCTGTTTTTCTAATTGCTAGTCCTTACTTGTTTACCTTATTTTTTGGCAAAGCGTGGGTTCAAGCTGGTATTTATGCTCGTCTGCTATCACCAATGCTTTTTTGCCAATTTATTACTATCCCTCTTTGTTCAATGTTTATTATTGCAGAGAAGCAAGAATTGGATCTGCTATGGCAGGTCGTCAGATTTATTCTTTCTATTGGCTCAATCTGGATAGGATATACCATTTTTAAGAGTGATGAGTCATCAGTTTTACTATTTTCTATAGCGTTTTGTATTTTATATTTGGTC